One window from the genome of [Clostridium] celerecrescens 18A encodes:
- a CDS encoding glycine betaine uptake BCCT transporter, which produces MKKNQVFYISFLITMAIVAFGLVAPEPFAKATTAANDFLVNNFGWFYLISMFVFVAFSLIIAFSKYGNIKLGPDDCVPEFSNRSWFAMLFGAGMGIGLVFWGVAEPLNHFITFGATEEAANFAMKKSFMHWGFHPWAAYAIIGMALGYFQFRKNAPGLISSIFLPILGEKGVRGPVGKLIDICAVFATVAGIATSLGQGTMQINSGLNFLFHVPTTRLVQIVIIIVLMVIYTWTAVSGIDKGIKLLSDINLVLAIAILGGAFLVGPKLLTLNVFTNSIGSYVNDFVKDSFAINPFGDKSWLGSWTIFYWAWWIAWGPFVGTFIARISKGRTIREFVFGVILAPSLVSFIWFSVFGSLGLNLDKGIISEAIETTETALFVVFRHYPLGSIFSIIAICLLGTFFITSANSGIFVLSMFSSNGDMEPANSKKIFWGVIQALLALVLLMTGGLGALQTCSIVAAFPLAIIMLLCCVCLIKELMKEKPKAPKKE; this is translated from the coding sequence ATGAAGAAGAATCAGGTTTTTTACATATCGTTTCTTATTACCATGGCAATTGTTGCATTTGGTCTGGTAGCTCCAGAGCCATTTGCAAAGGCCACAACAGCGGCAAATGATTTTCTTGTCAACAATTTTGGCTGGTTTTACTTGATTTCCATGTTTGTATTTGTTGCATTTTCTTTGATCATTGCATTCAGCAAATACGGGAATATTAAACTGGGGCCGGATGATTGCGTTCCGGAATTCAGCAACCGGTCATGGTTTGCCATGCTTTTTGGGGCAGGAATGGGGATTGGGTTGGTTTTTTGGGGCGTTGCGGAACCACTGAATCACTTTATAACATTTGGAGCAACAGAAGAAGCTGCAAACTTTGCAATGAAAAAGTCCTTTATGCACTGGGGATTTCATCCCTGGGCAGCCTATGCGATCATCGGTATGGCACTGGGATATTTCCAGTTCAGGAAAAATGCTCCCGGCCTGATCAGCAGCATCTTTCTTCCCATACTCGGTGAAAAGGGAGTCAGAGGACCGGTTGGAAAGCTGATCGATATTTGTGCGGTTTTTGCTACGGTAGCTGGAATTGCCACTTCCCTTGGACAGGGAACCATGCAGATCAACTCCGGACTGAATTTCCTGTTCCATGTTCCAACAACACGTTTGGTCCAGATCGTTATCATCATTGTTTTGATGGTCATCTATACCTGGACGGCTGTAAGCGGAATTGATAAAGGTATTAAGCTGTTGTCTGACATTAATCTTGTACTTGCAATTGCAATTCTGGGCGGTGCTTTTCTTGTCGGCCCCAAGCTTCTGACTTTAAATGTTTTTACAAATTCCATCGGCAGTTATGTGAATGACTTTGTAAAGGACAGCTTTGCCATAAATCCTTTTGGGGATAAATCATGGCTGGGTTCATGGACTATTTTCTACTGGGCATGGTGGATCGCATGGGGCCCCTTTGTAGGTACGTTTATTGCCAGAATTTCTAAGGGCAGGACCATCCGGGAATTTGTTTTCGGAGTAATACTGGCTCCATCCTTAGTATCCTTTATCTGGTTCTCCGTTTTCGGAAGCCTTGGTTTAAATCTGGATAAAGGCATTATTTCTGAGGCAATTGAAACAACGGAAACCGCATTGTTTGTAGTATTCCGCCATTATCCACTTGGAAGCATTTTCTCCATCATAGCAATTTGCCTTTTGGGAACGTTTTTTATCACATCGGCAAACTCAGGGATCTTTGTTTTATCCATGTTTTCTTCCAATGGCGACATGGAGCCGGCCAACAGTAAAAAGATATTCTGGGGAGTGATCCAGGCTCTGCTGGCGTTGGTACTGTTAATGACGGGAGGCCTTGGAGCGCTTCAGACCTGCTCTATTGTGGCAGCGTTCCCTCTGGCTATCATCATGCTCTTATGCTGCGTGTGCCTGATCAAGGAACTGATGAAGGAAAAGCCCAAAGCGCCTAAAAAAGAATAA
- a CDS encoding DUF3841 domain-containing protein, producing MTEKIKVWTKQHENIRNDLDQNGRYLVKKEYIVNKMEEHAGIYLDTYNWLYHSASKFMEIPKDAKYPIWVSVTEESKINNSDGNVLLEILVDAEKLFIMDLEKWGYIVNYMYIPKDPEDAREHEELLKRYGIDDSTAYMSPFYPSVKNKIRKSWERLFDAEIQLSPARVGIIWEVKKEWIVKMDS from the coding sequence ATGACTGAAAAAATAAAAGTGTGGACAAAGCAGCATGAAAATATACGAAATGACCTGGATCAAAATGGAAGATATCTTGTAAAAAAGGAGTATATCGTCAATAAGATGGAAGAGCATGCGGGGATATATCTGGATACTTACAACTGGCTGTATCATTCCGCCTCTAAGTTCATGGAAATACCAAAGGATGCAAAATACCCTATATGGGTATCTGTTACAGAAGAATCAAAGATAAATAACAGCGATGGAAATGTGCTTCTGGAAATTCTGGTGGATGCAGAGAAACTGTTCATCATGGACCTGGAAAAGTGGGGGTATATCGTGAATTATATGTATATTCCAAAGGATCCGGAGGATGCCAGGGAGCATGAGGAACTATTGAAACGATATGGCATCGATGATAGCACGGCATACATGTCCCCCTTTTATCCCAGTGTGAAAAATAAGATCAGGAAAAGCTGGGAAAGGCTTTTTGATGCGGAAATCCAACTGAGCCCTGCCAGGGTAGGAATCATCTGGGAGGTGAAAAAGGAATGGATCGTAAAGATGGATTCATAG
- a CDS encoding GntR family transcriptional regulator, which yields MVIDSYDKLSHMITYSKANLSEIVVSYVKNKILTGELKSGDRLVETDMSEELQISRAPIREALRELNMRGILTFSPKKGSQILEMGYEDIIEVFSIRIPLEMQTLTIIFEKSLLKEQDLDYLEALNENMIKPERDSDIEDKEKTFVLNTSDMAFHKFFWEKSGSFRRAEILENQYFQLLIAMNQDLSTLGSMKEKFAEHKAIIEACRTGSLEKTLSAFQAHMDSYLKAVTKL from the coding sequence ATGGTCATTGATTCTTACGATAAATTAAGCCATATGATTACATATTCAAAGGCAAATCTAAGTGAAATTGTAGTTTCCTATGTAAAAAATAAGATCCTGACAGGAGAACTGAAAAGCGGAGACCGGTTAGTGGAAACAGATATGTCGGAAGAGCTGCAAATCAGCAGAGCTCCGATAAGAGAAGCTTTAAGAGAGCTTAATATGCGGGGGATCCTTACTTTTTCTCCCAAAAAGGGCAGTCAGATCCTTGAAATGGGTTATGAAGATATTATAGAGGTTTTCTCCATCCGGATTCCCCTGGAAATGCAGACCCTTACCATTATTTTTGAAAAATCTCTGCTGAAGGAACAGGATCTGGATTATCTGGAGGCTTTAAATGAAAACATGATTAAGCCGGAACGTGACAGTGACATTGAAGATAAGGAGAAGACCTTTGTTTTAAATACAAGCGATATGGCTTTTCATAAATTTTTCTGGGAAAAATCAGGGAGCTTCCGAAGGGCTGAAATCCTGGAAAATCAGTATTTTCAACTGCTGATAGCCATGAATCAGGACCTCTCCACCTTGGGTTCCATGAAAGAGAAGTTTGCCGAGCATAAAGCAATTATTGAAGCATGCCGTACCGGATCTCTTGAAAAAACCTTATCCGCATTTCAGGCTCATATGGATTCTTATTTAAAGGCGGTTACAAAGCTTTAA
- the grdH gene encoding betaine reductase selenoprotein B yields MKGILYLNQFFGQIGGEELADFKPEIREGLVGPAMALQQELRDEVEITHTIICGDNYMGSNTEEAVDIILSMLKGKEMDVFFAGPAFRAGRYGSACGHICNAVKKEFGVPVLTSMNDENPGVEMFRKDMYVFKGGASAAAMKKDVKAMAKFALKLIKGEKLLPAAEEGYFGRGVRDQIWLDPPVTAADRVIDMLLKKVHEEPYETELAIPKSDRVAIAPAITPEELSKLEVALITSGGIVPVGNPDRIQSASATKWGKYDISEKDDLVKGEYMTIHAGFDPAAANNDSDVIVPLDAMRRYQKEGKIGGVYKYFFSTVGTGTTQAEAARMGKEIARELKKDGIRAAILTSTUGTCTRCGATMTREIEREGITIVQMANLIPVAKTVGVNRLVPTISIPYPLGDPATPKEEQFKLRYHRVGVALDALTTDIKEPYLFKVKI; encoded by the coding sequence ATGAAAGGTATTTTATACTTAAATCAGTTTTTTGGGCAGATCGGCGGAGAAGAACTGGCTGATTTCAAACCGGAAATCAGAGAAGGCCTTGTTGGTCCGGCCATGGCATTGCAGCAGGAATTACGCGATGAAGTAGAAATAACACATACCATCATCTGCGGCGATAACTATATGGGTTCCAATACAGAGGAAGCCGTAGATATCATCCTTTCCATGCTGAAGGGAAAAGAGATGGATGTATTTTTTGCAGGACCGGCTTTCCGTGCAGGACGTTACGGATCAGCCTGCGGCCACATTTGCAACGCTGTTAAAAAGGAGTTCGGAGTGCCCGTTCTCACCTCTATGAACGATGAAAACCCTGGGGTTGAAATGTTCAGAAAGGACATGTATGTTTTTAAAGGCGGAGCCAGCGCCGCAGCCATGAAAAAGGATGTAAAGGCCATGGCAAAGTTTGCCCTTAAGCTGATAAAGGGAGAGAAATTACTGCCGGCAGCAGAGGAAGGTTATTTTGGAAGGGGAGTCAGGGATCAGATCTGGCTGGATCCTCCGGTAACGGCAGCTGACCGTGTTATTGACATGCTCCTTAAGAAGGTTCATGAAGAACCATATGAGACAGAGCTTGCCATTCCAAAGTCTGACCGGGTGGCAATTGCTCCGGCCATCACTCCGGAAGAGCTTAGCAAGCTGGAGGTTGCCCTCATTACTTCTGGAGGAATCGTTCCGGTAGGAAATCCGGACCGCATTCAGTCAGCCTCAGCAACCAAGTGGGGTAAATATGACATCTCTGAAAAGGATGACCTTGTGAAGGGTGAGTATATGACCATTCACGCTGGTTTTGATCCGGCAGCAGCCAACAATGACTCTGACGTAATCGTTCCCTTGGATGCCATGAGACGGTATCAGAAAGAAGGAAAGATTGGCGGAGTATACAAATACTTTTTCTCCACTGTTGGTACTGGAACGACCCAGGCCGAAGCTGCGAGAATGGGAAAAGAAATCGCAAGAGAATTGAAAAAGGATGGAATCAGAGCTGCAATTCTGACCTCCACATGAGGGACCTGTACACGTTGCGGTGCAACGATGACAAGAGAAATTGAAAGAGAAGGCATCACCATCGTTCAGATGGCGAACCTGATTCCTGTAGCTAAAACAGTTGGAGTGAACAGACTTGTTCCCACCATATCCATTCCATATCCGCTTGGAGATCCTGCAACACCGAAGGAAGAGCAGTTCAAGCTTCGTTATCACAGAGTGGGAGTTGCTCTGGATGCGTTAACAACAGATATAAAAGAACCTTATCTCTTTAAAGTTAAAATTTAA
- the grdC gene encoding glycine/sarcosine/betaine reductase complex component C subunit beta, with protein MYSVLKGASYILAHTPDMVIHNGTTQTTQRTIDPDSEYLKNLDKSLRSYEECKAYLPNQTYIGNVMPEELAGYAQPWYQQKSDYDQREGRFGEIMPEDEFIGLIAICDVFDLVKLEVQFADTVKKKLESHNLIDPSLLKAFDKSYELSEINHLITDEHGEPLYYQGTTVGCIKAAHDIDHSLSAHVIFENLVSKASCVLSLLHLMDKNDIKKEEIEYVIECSEEACGDMNQRGGGNFAKAASEIAGLTNATGSDVRGFCAGPAHALIHAAALVKAGTFKHVIVAAGGSTAKLGMNGKDHVNKGMPILEDCVAGFAVLISANDGISPEINTDIVGRHTVGTGSSPQNVISSLTASALEKAGLMLTDIDKYSVEMQNPDITKPAGAGNVPEANYKMIGALAAMRKEIEKSQLADFVSKHGMVGWAPTQGHIPSAVPYLGFARQELMDKKITRAMFIGKGSLFLGRMTNLFDGVSFILQQNSGAGQEETVSEERIKKLIAAALKDFARHLQEDEG; from the coding sequence ATGTACAGCGTCTTAAAGGGGGCAAGCTACATCCTTGCCCATACGCCGGATATGGTAATTCATAATGGCACAACACAGACGACCCAGAGAACCATTGATCCGGATTCAGAGTATTTAAAAAATCTGGATAAGAGTCTGCGTTCTTATGAAGAGTGTAAGGCATATCTGCCGAACCAGACTTACATAGGAAATGTTATGCCTGAGGAGCTGGCCGGTTATGCGCAGCCATGGTATCAGCAGAAATCCGATTATGATCAGAGAGAAGGCAGGTTTGGAGAAATCATGCCGGAGGATGAATTCATCGGTCTGATCGCAATCTGCGATGTATTTGATCTTGTAAAACTGGAAGTTCAGTTTGCTGATACTGTGAAGAAAAAATTAGAATCTCACAACCTTATTGATCCATCGCTTTTAAAAGCCTTTGATAAGAGCTATGAATTATCAGAAATCAACCATTTGATCACAGACGAACACGGGGAGCCTTTGTATTACCAGGGAACCACTGTCGGCTGTATCAAAGCGGCCCATGATATTGACCATTCCCTTTCGGCCCACGTCATTTTTGAAAATCTCGTTTCAAAAGCTTCCTGCGTTCTATCGTTACTGCATTTGATGGATAAGAATGATATCAAAAAGGAAGAAATTGAATATGTGATCGAGTGTTCGGAAGAAGCATGCGGTGATATGAACCAGAGAGGCGGAGGAAACTTTGCAAAGGCAGCGTCTGAAATCGCAGGCTTAACCAATGCCACAGGCTCTGATGTAAGAGGATTTTGCGCAGGCCCTGCCCACGCCCTGATCCACGCAGCGGCTCTTGTAAAGGCAGGTACCTTTAAACATGTGATCGTTGCTGCCGGAGGATCTACCGCAAAGCTTGGGATGAATGGAAAGGATCACGTTAATAAGGGGATGCCCATTCTGGAAGACTGTGTGGCCGGCTTTGCCGTGCTGATCAGTGCCAACGACGGCATCAGCCCGGAGATCAATACGGATATTGTGGGCAGGCATACGGTGGGAACCGGATCCTCCCCACAGAACGTCATTTCTTCTTTGACGGCGTCAGCTCTTGAAAAAGCAGGGCTGATGCTGACGGATATTGATAAGTATTCCGTGGAAATGCAGAATCCGGATATTACCAAGCCTGCAGGAGCCGGCAATGTGCCGGAGGCAAATTATAAGATGATAGGAGCTCTTGCCGCCATGCGGAAAGAGATAGAAAAATCCCAGCTGGCAGATTTCGTATCAAAGCACGGAATGGTGGGCTGGGCGCCGACCCAGGGACATATTCCCTCAGCGGTTCCTTATCTTGGATTTGCCAGACAGGAGCTAATGGATAAAAAAATCACCAGAGCCATGTTTATTGGAAAGGGAAGCCTGTTCCTTGGAAGGATGACCAATCTCTTTGACGGAGTATCTTTTATCCTGCAGCAGAACAGCGGTGCAGGCCAGGAGGAAACGGTGTCAGAGGAAAGGATCAAAAAGCTGATCGCAGCAGCCTTAAAGGACTTTGCAAGGCATCTACAGGAAGACGAGGGGTGA
- a CDS encoding selenium metabolism-associated LysR family transcriptional regulator: MEFKQLEAFVQISKLQSFSKASESLFLTQPALSSQINALEKDIGTQLFVRSTKRVFPTKAGIDFYEYAQKMLALRDQSLYEMGKYSKECTGEVNILASSVPAQYILPQLIADFNKEYPNIVFRLYQKDSGGVFEELIKYQYDIGFVGTESENCRYTLTTLCKDQLVLILPRDMKYEGSREASEVIRFISDKNFIMREQGSGTRAEMELFLTRYGLSEKELKAVAYFGNTQGIVEAVSQGMGISFVSKAAAKIYTRLDLINVVEIDSELLSRNIFYVQKKDMILTPAQELFITYAKNCYQNI; this comes from the coding sequence ATGGAATTTAAACAGTTAGAAGCATTTGTACAGATTTCCAAGCTTCAAAGTTTTTCAAAAGCCTCCGAATCCCTATTCTTAACTCAGCCTGCACTGAGCAGTCAGATCAATGCGCTGGAAAAAGACATTGGAACCCAGTTGTTTGTCCGTTCCACAAAGAGGGTATTTCCCACCAAGGCAGGGATTGATTTTTACGAGTATGCACAGAAAATGCTGGCTTTAAGGGATCAATCTCTGTATGAAATGGGCAAGTATTCCAAGGAATGTACGGGAGAGGTCAACATTCTGGCTTCCAGTGTTCCCGCCCAGTATATTTTGCCTCAGCTGATCGCTGATTTTAATAAGGAATACCCCAATATTGTCTTTCGTCTATACCAGAAGGACAGCGGCGGAGTATTTGAAGAGCTGATTAAATATCAGTATGATATCGGGTTTGTAGGTACGGAAAGCGAGAATTGCCGTTATACTCTGACCACTTTGTGCAAGGATCAGCTGGTTTTGATACTTCCTAGGGATATGAAGTATGAGGGCAGCCGGGAGGCGTCAGAAGTCATAAGGTTTATCTCGGATAAAAATTTCATAATGAGAGAACAGGGTTCAGGTACCAGAGCGGAAATGGAATTGTTCTTAACCAGGTACGGCCTTTCGGAAAAAGAATTAAAAGCGGTTGCCTACTTTGGCAATACTCAGGGAATTGTGGAAGCTGTTTCTCAGGGAATGGGTATTTCCTTTGTTTCAAAGGCGGCAGCAAAGATTTATACCCGGCTGGATCTGATCAATGTGGTGGAAATTGATTCAGAGCTGTTAAGCAGAAACATCTTTTATGTACAGAAAAAGGACATGATATTAACGCCTGCCCAAGAATTATTTATAACCTATGCAAAGAATTGTTATCAGAATATTTAA
- a CDS encoding glycine/sarcosine/betaine reductase component B subunit, whose translation MKLELGNFYVKDICFGDQTSLKDGLLTVNKEEALAVIKEDEHITEAELYIVSPGDHVRLVPVKEAIEPRYRVGGGPVFPGVTGELMQAGNGTTHALKDMSVLVVGKHYGGFQDGLIDMSGEGAKYTYFSQLKNLVLVADSDEVFEQKEQQKKNRALRWAGMRLAEYIGAATKDLTPDEVETFELEPVTKRSEEVNKLPSVVLVLQPQSQMEEGGYNDLNYGWDTNRMLPTFMHPNEVLDGAMISGSFMPCSSKWATYDFQNFPMIRSLYKEHGKTINFIGVIMSNLNVALDQKERAALFVAQMAKSLGADSAIVAEEGYGNPDADFTACIVALENAGVKTVGLTNECTGRDGASQPLVSLDEKEDAIVSCGNVSTLIRLPKMETVLGELEALARDGMSGGWSNDEILGASVKEDGSIIMENNAMFCGDQVVGWSTKRMVEF comes from the coding sequence ATGAAGCTGGAATTGGGAAATTTTTATGTGAAAGATATTTGCTTCGGCGATCAGACTTCTTTAAAAGACGGACTTCTTACCGTGAATAAAGAAGAAGCTCTTGCAGTAATTAAAGAAGATGAGCATATCACGGAAGCAGAACTCTATATTGTATCGCCTGGGGATCATGTCAGGCTTGTTCCTGTAAAAGAGGCTATTGAGCCCCGCTACCGTGTAGGGGGAGGCCCGGTGTTCCCGGGAGTGACCGGAGAACTAATGCAGGCCGGAAATGGAACCACCCATGCGCTGAAGGATATGAGCGTTCTGGTAGTAGGAAAACATTACGGCGGTTTCCAGGATGGGTTGATTGATATGAGCGGAGAAGGTGCCAAATACACCTACTTCTCACAGTTAAAGAATCTGGTTCTGGTTGCTGATTCAGATGAGGTTTTTGAGCAGAAGGAACAGCAGAAGAAGAACAGGGCCTTAAGATGGGCAGGCATGCGCCTTGCCGAATACATCGGTGCCGCAACAAAGGATTTAACACCGGATGAGGTGGAGACCTTTGAGCTGGAACCAGTTACAAAAAGAAGCGAGGAAGTAAATAAGCTTCCAAGCGTGGTACTGGTGCTTCAGCCCCAGTCCCAGATGGAAGAAGGCGGCTATAATGACTTAAATTATGGCTGGGATACCAACCGGATGCTTCCAACCTTCATGCATCCCAATGAGGTACTGGATGGAGCGATGATCAGCGGATCCTTTATGCCATGCTCTTCCAAGTGGGCAACCTATGATTTCCAGAACTTTCCCATGATCCGCAGTCTTTATAAGGAGCATGGAAAGACCATTAATTTCATTGGAGTGATCATGTCCAATTTAAATGTTGCCCTGGATCAGAAGGAAAGAGCTGCTCTATTCGTGGCGCAGATGGCTAAGAGCCTGGGCGCGGATTCTGCCATTGTTGCAGAAGAAGGATACGGCAACCCGGATGCGGACTTTACGGCATGTATCGTTGCACTGGAGAATGCAGGCGTTAAGACCGTAGGACTTACAAACGAGTGCACGGGAAGAGACGGTGCCAGCCAGCCGCTGGTTTCCTTAGATGAAAAAGAGGATGCCATCGTTTCCTGCGGAAACGTATCTACACTCATCAGACTTCCAAAGATGGAAACGGTTCTTGGAGAGTTAGAGGCTCTGGCAAGGGACGGAATGTCCGGAGGCTGGTCCAATGATGAGATTTTAGGGGCTTCTGTAAAAGAAGATGGTTCAATTATTATGGAAAACAACGCCATGTTCTGCGGAGACCAGGTAGTAGGCTGGTCAACCAAGAGGATGGTAGAATTCTAG
- the grdD gene encoding glycine/sarcosine/betaine reductase complex component C subunit alpha yields the protein MSEGKMKRIIADTFLDMAHMLETGQTGKRTPIAVTAIGSEHGEEAIYQAACAAAKKGISVKVIGTMPMEAENLEVIPAASEEDGHKKMDDMLKNQEAYAAVTMHYPFPIGVSTVGRVITPAAGKQMYIASTTGTSSVNRVESMVKNAIYGIIAAKASGVENPAVGILNVDGARQTEIALQKLLKNGYDIRFAISQRADGGIVMRGNDLLTGSADVMVMDSLTGNVLTKVFSAYTTGGSYESVGFGYGPGIGEGFDKLILIVSRASGTPLVTGAIEFAKELLDGNYHKVMAEEFAKAKKAGLTEILEELKPGKASEPAEEVKAPPKEVVTEEILGIEIMDLEAAVTCLWAAGIYAESGMGCTGPVVLITEHNLKKAREILSGNQFIG from the coding sequence ATGTCAGAGGGTAAGATGAAACGTATAATCGCAGATACCTTTTTGGATATGGCTCACATGCTTGAGACAGGCCAGACCGGTAAAAGAACGCCTATTGCAGTTACCGCCATAGGCAGTGAGCACGGGGAAGAAGCCATTTACCAGGCAGCCTGTGCAGCGGCAAAAAAGGGGATATCTGTAAAAGTAATCGGAACCATGCCAATGGAAGCGGAAAACCTGGAGGTCATACCGGCTGCCTCGGAAGAAGATGGCCATAAAAAGATGGATGACATGCTTAAGAACCAGGAAGCTTATGCGGCAGTAACCATGCACTATCCTTTCCCAATCGGGGTATCTACAGTCGGCCGGGTGATTACTCCGGCCGCCGGCAAACAGATGTATATTGCATCCACAACAGGAACGTCATCTGTGAACCGGGTGGAAAGTATGGTAAAGAATGCCATATACGGAATTATTGCTGCAAAGGCCAGCGGGGTGGAAAACCCTGCCGTAGGTATTTTAAATGTGGATGGAGCACGACAGACTGAGATTGCTCTGCAAAAGCTTTTGAAAAATGGCTATGACATCCGGTTTGCCATTTCTCAAAGAGCTGATGGGGGCATTGTCATGAGGGGCAATGATTTACTGACAGGCTCTGCAGATGTAATGGTCATGGATTCTCTCACCGGAAATGTCCTAACAAAGGTGTTTTCCGCTTATACCACAGGAGGCAGCTACGAGTCGGTTGGTTTTGGATACGGTCCGGGAATCGGTGAAGGGTTTGACAAGCTGATTCTCATTGTATCAAGGGCATCAGGAACACCTCTGGTTACAGGGGCCATTGAATTTGCAAAGGAACTCCTTGACGGCAATTATCATAAGGTTATGGCTGAGGAGTTTGCAAAGGCAAAGAAGGCAGGCCTTACAGAGATTCTGGAGGAATTAAAGCCCGGTAAAGCTTCAGAGCCGGCTGAGGAAGTAAAAGCGCCTCCAAAGGAAGTTGTAACAGAGGAGATCCTTGGAATTGAGATCATGGATCTGGAAGCCGCGGTTACCTGTTTATGGGCTGCCGGTATTTATGCGGAGAGCGGAATGGGCTGTACAGGGCCCGTGGTTCTCATCACAGAACACAATCTTAAAAAGGCCAGGGAGATTCTTTCCGGCAATCAGTTTATCGGCTGA
- the selA gene encoding L-seryl-tRNA(Sec) selenium transferase encodes MTDKNSLMRQLPKVDEMMRSMALEGITDVPAVLIKLACQKEIELERLKILSEESCQLSKDELIKRIKAEIERQNKPHLRRVVNGTGIVLHTNLGRARLSQTVSESMKEISGSYSNLEYHLETGERGSRYDHVEQLLTFLTGAEAALVVNNNAAAVYLVLNSMAKGKEVIVSRGELVEIGGAFRVPEIMTASGCSLMEVGTTNKTHERDYEDNISENTGALLKVHTSNYKIIGFTEEVSLEQMKAVGERHGLPVIYDLGSGLLADLKAYGIGDEPTVKDCLEKRADIVCFSGDKLLGGPQAGIIVGNARYINQMKKNHLLRALRIDKLTLNALELTLRQYLSQDTAIEQIPTLKMITEPLERLKEKAEHLYRLLVKQPGVKAEVLETEGQIGGGTMPGVNLASYAVGISVEQVSADMLESMLRNNSVPIIARIWKNKVLLDVRTMSEEDLFVAADFFNRLT; translated from the coding sequence ATGACAGATAAAAACAGTCTCATGAGGCAGCTGCCTAAAGTGGATGAAATGATGCGTTCCATGGCTTTAGAAGGAATCACTGATGTTCCGGCGGTTTTAATAAAACTTGCCTGTCAAAAGGAAATTGAGCTGGAACGGCTAAAAATTTTATCCGAAGAATCCTGTCAGCTCTCAAAGGATGAGTTAATCAAACGGATCAAGGCTGAAATTGAAAGGCAGAATAAACCCCATCTACGAAGGGTGGTCAATGGGACCGGCATCGTGCTTCATACCAATCTGGGGAGAGCAAGGCTTTCCCAGACGGTTTCGGAAAGCATGAAGGAAATCAGCGGATCTTACTCCAACCTGGAGTATCATCTGGAAACAGGGGAAAGGGGCTCCAGGTACGACCATGTGGAGCAGCTTCTTACCTTTTTGACCGGCGCAGAGGCAGCCTTAGTTGTCAACAACAATGCGGCAGCCGTGTATCTGGTGCTGAATTCCATGGCAAAGGGAAAAGAGGTCATCGTTTCAAGGGGTGAGTTGGTGGAGATAGGCGGAGCATTCCGTGTTCCGGAAATCATGACAGCCAGCGGATGCAGTCTTATGGAGGTGGGAACCACCAATAAGACCCATGAAAGAGATTATGAAGATAACATCAGTGAAAATACCGGGGCATTATTAAAGGTTCACACCAGCAATTATAAGATCATCGGCTTCACAGAGGAGGTATCTCTGGAGCAGATGAAGGCGGTGGGGGAAAGGCACGGGCTTCCGGTGATATACGATCTGGGATCCGGGCTGCTTGCCGACTTAAAGGCGTATGGGATCGGTGATGAACCAACGGTCAAAGACTGTCTGGAAAAAAGGGCTGATATTGTATGCTTCAGCGGAGATAAGCTCCTTGGAGGACCTCAGGCGGGTATCATAGTAGGGAACGCCCGGTACATCAATCAGATGAAGAAAAATCATCTGCTACGGGCGCTGAGGATTGATAAGCTGACCTTGAACGCCCTGGAATTAACTCTCAGGCAGTATTTGTCCCAGGATACGGCGATAGAACAGATTCCTACCCTAAAAATGATCACAGAGCCTTTGGAACGTTTAAAAGAAAAAGCAGAGCATTTATACCGCCTGCTGGTGAAACAGCCGGGGGTAAAGGCTGAGGTGCTGGAAACGGAAGGGCAGATCGGCGGAGGAACCATGCCGGGGGTTAATCTTGCATCTTATGCAGTTGGGATAAGTGTGGAACAGGTATCCGCAGATATGCTGGAAAGCATGCTTCGAAATAACTCCGTTCCTATCATAGCAAGGATCTGGAAAAACAAGGTACTCCTTGATGTAAGGACCATGAGTGAAGAAGACCTTTTCGTGGCTGCGGATTTTTTTAACCGCTTAACTTAA